Below is a genomic region from Bacillus mycoides.
AAACTGTTGTGTACTTTTCTTCTTCCTTTGTCGCTAACGATACAAGCCTATTTCTTACATCTTGCACCATAGTGTTATATTCAACATCCCACGTACACCAATCGTATAACATAACTTCTTTTACAGTTTTTGTTGTCGTTAATGGTCCTGGTGTTAATAATAAATAGTGATTTTCATTCATGATCGTGTGCCCCCCTTTATGAAATAATAAGTTCTTGTTTCTCGATATGTTCAATTACGTTTTCGAGCTCCTGCATCGTTTCAATTGTAAAATGAGCCCCATTTTCAACGAAACGATTACGAACTACTTCTATTTTTTCACGAAGATCTAACGGATCCATATTCTCAACTTCCTCTTCCGTTAAACCGAGCTCACTACTACCGAGGATTACACCAACTGTCCACATTCCAGCATTTCTGCCCTCTTTCATATCTGACACGGTGTCTCCAACTTTTATCATATGATTCATTGGGTATACACAGAGTTCCATCGCATTTTTATAACACATCCACGGATATGGACGACCTGCTGGAACATCATTTGGCGTCACAAGAAAATCAGGTTTATACCCTTGTATTTCTGCTTCTTTTGCAACAATGTCCATCATTTCTCTCGTATAACCAGTTGTTGATCCAATTTTAATACCTCTTTCACGTAGTGAAGAAACCACTTCTTTTACCCCATCAATTGGCGTGGCATAGTACGGTAAAATAGCAAAGAGAATTTCTTCAAACTCTTCATACATCTCATGAATATCTTCTTCTGTTGGTAATTGTCCGAAGACATGCTTCCACTCATTCGAAATACGGGGCATTTCCGTTAATACCCTAACATGATCAATCTTCAATAACCCCATTGGTTTGCGAGCTTCTTCTGCTGTAATTTCAACACCGCGTTTATGAAAAATCTTCATGAATACTTCTAATGGTGCAAAACATCCGTAATCAACTGTCGTACCTGCCCAATCAAAAATAACTGCTTCAATTTTCATTCTATCCATCACCCTTCTTACTTATCTTTTTTGCCATTGTGACGTTCGGTTACGAAGTGCTTTCGTTCCCCATTCATATACAACCCTCACTACAATATTTGTAACAACAATAAGTACACTCATTGCAGCTGCTGGTGCTACATTTCCTGCATCGTCCATATTTACAATTGATACAGCAGCTAGTTTAAAATCAGCCGCATATAAGAACACTACTGCCGATACAGTCACCATTGAATTTACGAAATAGTACATAACCATTTCTAAAATAGCTGGTAAACACATCGGTACTGTTACTCGAAAGAAAGTTTTATAAAACGGTACGCTCATCGACTGTGAAACAAGTTCAAACTCTCGGTCTAGTTTCTTTAAAGCAGTCGTTGCGGTAACAAACGTTACAGAGTAAAAATGAATGATATTTACTAATACTAAAACAGCAATTGTGCCATATAAGGAATGAAACGGATTTGTTACTGAAAGTCCTAGAATTTGAATTGTTGGTTGACTAAAGAAAAAGACATATCCTAATCCAAGTACTAATCCAGGAATCGCTAACGGTACAATAGAGAAAAAGTAGCCTACTTTTCTGAAAAACTGTAGCTGTTCTATTTTTTCAATCGCATAAGCGAACACAAATGTTAAAATCGCCCCGATAACTGCCGTAATAGCTGAGACAATTACACTATTTTTAAATGCTTCAATTCCGTCTCCTGTCAAACTTGAAAAATTAAAATGCTCAAGTGTAAAACTCATATTATATGGCCATACTTTCACACTTGCAGCAATACCAACTGCCACAAATAAAAGAATGATCATAAACGTGACTATGCTACAATATACGAATGAAATAACATCTCTTTTCTTATTATTTATTATTCTGTAAGGTACTGCTTTTGAAGATAAGAGATTCGCCTGTTTTCTTTGCGTAATACGATCAACTGCAAATGCGAAAATAGCTGGGATCAATAAAATCATTCCGACAGTTGCGCCCATGGACATATTTTGCTGTCCAATTACTTGCTTATATACGTCAGTAGCAAGTACGTTATATTGTCCTCCAACAATTTTAGGTGCCCCAAAATCAGTGAAACTAAGTGTAAATACAACGAACATCGCACTAATTAATCCGTATTTCACACTAGGTAAAGTAACCGTAAAAAACTGTTTCACTTTACTTGCACCCAACATATTAGAAGCTTCATATAAACGATAATCAGAACCTTGGAGAGCAATTAATAAAATAAGGAATGCTTGCGGAAATGTATACATAACTTCAGCCATTACAATTCCTACTGGTCCGTATAACGGTATTTGTATTCCTTCAAATAAACCAAACATTCCTTTTGTTATTAACCCTTGATTACCAAATAAATATGTAAGCGCAATACCGTGCATCATCGTTGGTGCGAATAATGGTAATAATGCTATGTATTGAAATACGCGCTTTCCAAAAACATTTGTACGAGCGATCGCATATGCGTAAGCGAAAGCAAGTGTAACCGAAATAATTGTTGTAGCGCCCGAAATCCATATCGTATTTTGTAGTGATTGAACTAGCGTTGGTGTTGTGAAATATTTACTGAAATTCGCAACACCAACAAAAGCTCCATCTTTATCATAAAAGGCTTGTGTAAACAGTTGTAATAAAGGCAATACAAGCATGATAAAAAATGAAAGAAGCATACCAATAATTAATAGTCTTTGTATCCACTCTTCTTTACCGATACGTCTCTTAATCTTTTTTTTTGTACTTTCTGCCTTAAAGTTTTCTAACATCTCCATCTATACAATGACCTTCTTTCCATATGACAACATATGATTTTCTGAGAAAGAGATTTGAATTGGCTTTCCTTTTCTAATAGCAGTTTCCTCTACTTCTGATGCCAATATATCCACTACAATTTTCTCATTATAAAGGTGTGTTTTCTCTTCTATGACCCGCACTTCCGTCCGGTATACAGAACCGCGAAATTCCATGCTTTCTACAACTGTTTTAATACCATTATTTTGTACAACTGTTACATGTTCAGGACGAATCGCATGTTCTTCGTTATTTTTCGAAAAGAAATTAATAGAACCAATAAAATCTGCCACAAACGGATTGGCTGGTCTTTGATAAATCTCCTCTGGTGTTCCAATCTGCATAATTTCCGCATGATTCATTACAACAATTTTATCAGCCATCGTTAATGCCTCTTCTTGATCATGCGTTACCATAATAGTTGTTACTCCCACTTTTTCTTGCAAATCACGCATTTCTCTACGCAACTTTTCACGCACTTTTGCATCTAAAGCAGATAACGGCTCATCAAGTAACAAAATATCGGGAGACAGAGCGAGCGCACGTGCAAGTGCTACTCGCTGCTGTTGTCCACCAGACATTTGAGCAGGATATTTATCTTTTACATTCAGCAAATCCACAAGTTCTAACGCCGATAGCGCTTTTTCTTTTACTTCTGCTTTTCCATATTTTTTTGTTTTTAAGCCGTATTCAATGTTTTCAAGTGCAGTTAAATTCGGAAATAATGCATACGATTGAAAAACCATTCCGAAGTTCCTCTTTCCAGGTGGTAATGCTGTAATATCTTTTCCATTCACAGCAATACTACCTGTTGTTGCCTCTTCTAGCCCCGCTAAAATTCGGAGCAATGTCGTTTTCCCACAACCACTTGGGCCTAATAAACAAACAAACTCATTTTTTTTCACAGTAAAAGAAATATCCTTTAACGCTGTAAATGCATCAAACTGTTTTTGGATGTGTTGAATTGATAAATATTCGCTCATTTTTCTCTCTCCCACTCACTTACTTTTTCGGTTCTGCTTTTTGGCCAAACTCTTTTTCCCATTTTTCTAAAATTTTGTCACGATTTTCTGCTGCCCATTTAAAGTCATTCTTTTTATATAACTTTTCTGTCACATCTTTAGGGAATCCATCTGGAAGTTTATAATCATTTTTAATTGTCGCAAATCCATTTTTCTCGAAGTATAACTTCATTACATCATCTGTAATTGCCCAATCTAAAAATGCTTGCGCTAATTTATCATTTTTAGCATTATCTTTTTTAATAAGTGCGTTCGCTTCTACTTCCCAGCCTAATCCTTCTTTCGGCAGTACAACTTCAACTGGTGCACCTTTTTGTTTCTCTTTCAAAGCACTATAAACCATTGATACACCAACTGGATATTCACCTGCACCTGCTAATTTCGCTGGTTTTGAACCTGAATGAGTATAAGTTGCCATATTATCATGAAGTTTCTTCATGTAATCCCAGCCCTTATCTTCTCCCATAATTTGTAGCCATGCAGAAACTGTTAAAAATCCTGTTCCAGAAGAAGCCGGATGCGGCATAACTAGCGTTCCTTTATATTCTGGTTTCGTTAAATCTTCATATGATTCTGGCATCGGTAAATTTTTCTTCTTCAATTCTTCTTTATTTACAGCAATCCCCGTCATAAATGCAGTATTTCCTACCCATTTTTCTGGTTTCTTATCGTCTTTAAATTGCGAAAGGACACGATCTGCTCCTTTTGGAGAGTATCCTTTTAACATATCTTTTTTCTCTAAAGCTAATAGACTAGACGCTGCAGTTCCCCATACAACATCTGCTTGTGTATTTTTTCCTTCAGCTAGCAATTTCGCTGTAATAACTCCTGTTGAATCACGAACAATGTTCAACTTCACGTCTGGGTACTTCTGTTTAAAAGAATCAAGATAAATCGGTACAAGCTCTTCTTCAATCGCTGTGTAAACAGTTAATGATCCAGATAATTTATCATCTTTTACTTTTGCTCCAGCACTTTCTTCTTTCTTTGCACCACACCCCATTAATAACGAAAATACCATTCCAGTTGCTACAGCTTTAAAGATTGTTTTTTTCACTGTCTCTCTCTCCTTTTACAAATCTTATGTACAACTCTAATATAAACAACTAGTGTAAAAGCAGTATTAAACCAACATTAATCTTTTGTTTGTTGTTTGTTTTTGTGTAATACGTTGCTACTTCTATGTTTTTTCGCATTTTTCTGCTAATATCAAACGTGAAATTTACAAATAATTAAAAAAACCTTTATAATCCCACAAAAAAATGAGGCGTTTGTAAAAAACGCCTCACTTTTGTTTACCTTTTTTTGAATTACGATTTGCATACTTCGCACTATTTTCTCCTTCATACTCTAATGCAAATTCTGCATCTGGTAAGCTTTCTTTCGGAGTTTTATTATTATTAATTGCTGCATTTTGTTTTACTTTTCTTTTTACCAACATATTCACCTGCTCTCACGAAATAACTTTCTATTCTAGTTTGAAACAACTTACAGTAATTATTACTGGGAAGTGTTAACAAGTACATAAGAGCTTATAGATGGAAATACTACATACGAACAAGCCATTACAAAAAGGAGCGATTACTTTGAAAGAAAAAGAAACGATACAATCGCCAATTTTAGACGAGACGCTCCCTCATCAAATGAACTTTCCTTCTTTTAAAGGCACAGGCAAAAAGATGCAACAACCTTTTATAAATCAATATGATGTTGTAATTGGAGACAGTAAATACGATTCCACTAACAGTCCTCTTAATAATTGGAGTGATGAGGTAGATCCTGCCATTATGGCTGGGGAAGAATGGATCCATCCTACAAATGATATCGGATGGATTGCAGAAGAAAATCAAGAATTACTTAAAAACGAAGTTGATAATAAAAGTGATGCTTTTATGCATCCCCAATTCGGAATTAACGACTAAAAAACCATTCTACCTAACATAGGTAGAATGGTTTCATACTATCCAATAATAATTCTCTCTTTCGGATATTTATAGCGAGGCGGTTGCTCTCTTCCGCCACTAGCTAATATAAATGTTAAAATACCGACGCGTCCGATAAACATAAGTACAATGAGTACAAGTTTACCAACAGTTGTTAAATCAGGAGTAACACCTGTTGATAGTCCCGTCGTTCCGAAAGCAGAACAAACTTCAACGATTAAGCTCATAAGCGGTACATTTTCCGTAATAGATAAAATGAATAGCGCTGAGGCACATAATAAAATCCCCATCGTCATAACGACAGATGCTTTCAACACGTCCTCTTCATGTAGCTGACGTTTGAAAACTCGGACTGTTCTCCCGCCTCTTGCAAATGTATATAACGATAATATACTAACTGCAAATGTTGTTGTACGTATTCCGCCCCCAACTGAACTTGGAGATGCCCCAATGAACATTAATATACTCATAAATAAAAGCGTTGGTTGTGATAATTCACGTATGTCCATTGTAGCGAGTCCTCCACTTCGCGTCGTCACAGATTGGAATAATGTATAAAATACAGTTTCATGCCATGACTTTCCTACTAAAAAATGATTTCGTTCTAATAGAAAAATCATAATTGTTCCAACAATAACGAGTACAAAAAATGTCGTTGTCGTCAATTTTGTAAATAACGAAAAGCGAAATAGTTGTTGTCGCCTTTTACTAAGGAATTGTTTTACTTCCATTAACACTGGGAAACCGATAGCTCCTAAAATAATAAGCAACATATGAATCATTTGAACAATATAATCTTTTTTGTACGGAATAAGTGATTGTCCTGTTAAATCAAATCCTCCGTTCGTTGTTGCGCTCACAGCGGCAAAGAAACCGTGAAAATAAGCTTCTTGCCAAGTCGGGAAATATAGTAAGAACCTTGTACCTAACAGTATTGCTCCAATGAGTTCTATCGAAATAATTACAATTAAAATAGAACGCATCAATTCTACAAGGCCCGATAAATTCCCTTGGTTATGGTCTGCCATAATTAATCTTCTTCTTTGCAAACCAATCTTTTTCCCCGTTATAATCCAGACGAATGTACCAAGCGCCATAATTCCTAATCCGCCTAATTGTAAAATAAGGGCTAAAACAATAATTCCTGCCGTTGTAAACGTATCTGAAATCGTAACAACAGACAGTCCTGTAACACTTACCGCACTAACAGATGTAAATAGTGCATCGATAAATGTCCATTTCACTTCAGGCTTCGTAACAAATGGTAAACTAAGCAAAATTACCGATACGACTACTGCTAGTAAATAAAATACAACGATAAGTTGTACGGGACGTAACTTTTGTAAAAACTTTTTTATATCTCTCATTCCATCACTTCGCTACCTTTTTTCTATCGATTAAATAAAGAAAAATCATCACTTTCTTCATTTGTAAATAACTGCTGAAATAGTTTCGCAAATACCATTCCGTATACAGTTCCATTTCCCCCATACGGCAGTGCGTAATATAAATTATGTATTTTTTTATCTTCTTTTAAAATAGGAAGACCGTCATGACTGCCACCAAATGCTGCTGCCCAATAGTACTCTGCCCGTATATTTTTATACTGCGGGAACATTTCTTTTACAATGTTAATAAGAAGATCACGCTTATGCAATAATTTCGTATCGCCGATTTTTTGAATTTTCAGCGCCTCATCTAATCCGCCTATAACAATGCGATTTTGATACGTTCGACTATACAAATACGGACGTGCTGTTTCCCAAATTAACGATTGCTCATGCCAGCCTTCAAAATAATCTATCTTATTTGTCACAACGGCATAAGACGTTTCTACTGTTGTATTTTTTTCTTTCTTTCCAAAAATTGCTTCATAACCTGTCGCCATAATAATATTCTTTGCTACAATTTTATTTCCTGTTTTCGTGTAACAAATTAAATCATTTTGGATTTGTTTAATATGTAATGCCTCTGTATGTTTGTATATAGTAGCGCCCATTTGTTTCGCTTTATGCAAAAGACTATGCGCTAATAAATACGGATTCACTTCTGCATCACCGCTTGTATATAACGCTGCTTGTTTTGCAAATGAATAACGTTTCTTAATATCAGACTCTGTAAAATATTCAACCGGAAATCCATAATGGCGTAACGTATTATATTCTTCTTGTAAAAATGAAACATCCTCATCTCTACTTGCATAATACAAACTATTTCGCGGAATAAAATGGGGATCAATATCGAGAGTTGGCACAACCTTCTCCATTGTTTGCAGCGCTTCATAACAAAGTCTATATGCTCGTACCCCTTTCTCTTCACCAAATGTATGAATAAGAGAGGTTAACGATTTATCATGAACAAATTGTAATAATCCTGTATTTGCAGCTGTGCTACCACATGCAATTGCTCTTTTTTCAATGAGCATAACACGCATTCCAATTTTAGCTAACGAATACGCTATATGAGCACCTGCTTCTCCACTTCCAATTACTAGTACATCACATATCATATCATTTTCTAACGTTGGATAACAAGGTACAGAAACTCCAGCACTCCAAAACAACTTACCAGTCATAAGCTTCATATATTATACTCCTACCATGTAATTTTCTCCTTTCTATGTTTCGTCATTTTCCATAAAAAAATCCAACTAACATACGCTAGTTGGATTTCTTCTCTTTAATTAGAACGCTCTTCAAGCCAATTTCCAACCGTCGGATATGTTTGCTTTACAGCCGTTCCACCATACACAATAGACATATGTCCTGTCGGTAAACATACATACTCTTTATCTGTGCTAGAAATATGATCAAGTAAAGCTTCTACTTGACATGGCAGAGCGATATGATCACGCTTCGCAGAAATATTTAAGACATTCGCCTTAATATTTGCAAGGTCTACCTTTTGTCCGCGAATAACGAGTTCACCCTTCACTAATTTATTATTTTGATAAAAATCACGAATCCATTGTCTATACGATTCACCTGGGAACGGAATACCATCGCCTACCCACTTTTGAACTAATTTCCAACTTTCGACGAAGCGCTCATTTTCTGAACGATCGACTAAAGCAACATATGGACCGACAAAGTTTGTAATTGGTTTTAACATCTTATTTCCGAAATCAATCATTTCTGGCGGAATATTTCCGAATGTATCAACCGCTTTATCTAAATTGAAATATTTCTCATCTAATAAAGGACCGTATAATCCTGTTTCAGAGAAATCAAAAGGACTTGTCATAAAAATCAAGTTACGAATTGGCATGTCCGGATGAAGCGCTGCATAAATAGATGTTAACGTTCCACCCATGCAATAACCAAGTAAAGAAATCTCGTCCGATTTTGCAGTTCTCATTACTTTTTTCACTGCTTTTGCAATATAATCGAACACGAAATCATCAAACTTCAAATGACTATCTTCTAAACCGAATGTGCCCCAATCAAGCATATACACATCAAAACCACGATCTACTAAATATTCCACTAAACTATTTCCTGGAGTTAAATCCATAATATACGGTTTATTAATAAGAGCGTATATTAATAAGATTGGAACTCTCTGTGTTTTTTCTTGTTTTGGAATGTAACGATACAGCTTCGTTTTATTCTTCGTCCAAATAACCTCTTTCGGTGTTAAACCAACTTGTGGTTCTGGTTCGCGTAATAAAACTTCGCTCGCTCTTTTCACACGGCGATATGCTTTACGATATTCTTCTGGGTACAACTCCAATTGCTTTTCCCATTCCGTTACGAATGTAGTCATTTTTCCTATCTCCTTTTTGGTCAATTTCTTTCTAAAAAAAGAAGTGCATTCCTGCTATGGATATGCACTTTTTTCTTACTTCATTACATGTATAATCCGCCGTTAATGTTTAATTGCTGACCTGTGATATACGCACCGTCACGGCATAGATATACTACACCTTTTGCAATTTCATCAGCTTGACCAAAACGTTTTTTCGGGATTTTCGCAACGATTTTTTGACGCACTTCTTCTGGTACTTCTGCTACCATTTCAGTATCAATAAATCCTGGGCAAATTGCGTTTACAGTTACATTTGTTCTTGCAAGTTCTAACGCTAATGATTTTGTAAATCCTAGCATACCTGCTTTTGCTGCTGAGTAGTTTGTTTGTCCAAATCCACCAGCTTGGCCAATAATAGAAGAAATACTAATGATTCTTCCTTCTTCTGCTTCCGATATGTATGGAAGTACCGCACTTGTCGTATTAAATACACTGCTTAAGTTCACGTCAATTACGCGCTCCCAATCTTCACGATTTAACTTCTTGAATGTACGATCTCTTGTAATACCAGCATTATTAACAAGAATATCAACTTTACCAAAATGATTCACAGCTTCTTCTACAAGTCTGTTTGCATCTTCTACTTTAGAAACATCCGCTTGAACTGCATAAACGTCATGTCCTTCTTTTCCTAATTCATTTACTAAGTTTTCAGCTGCTTCTTTACTGCTGTTATAGTTAATAACTACTTTTGCTCCCTCTTCTGCTAATGCTACTGTAATTGCTTTTCCAATTCCTTTTGCCCCACCTGTTACGATTGCTACTTTGCCATTTAATTGAACCATTTCTTTTCCCCCTTAAATGAATTTGTGAACGATTGTTATGAATCATTTTGGTACTCATACTAATTGAGTCCATATATTAATTATGTTTCGTTGTTTATACATGAAAAGAGATTCTCCCTCTCTCTTTTACAAGTTATAAACAAACGCGATTATCATTTTTTATTTTCTGGCTTATTTACAGGCTTTACTTCTTCTTTTACAGGTACTTGTAGTTTAGCTAGTACTGCATTTTGCTTTTCTAGCAATTCTAAAATTTGATCAACTTTCGTTTCTAACGTGCGCATATCTTGTTTTACTTTCGTAACATCACGCTTTAATGTAGGAGCTTGTCCTAATGAATCCACTTTCTCTTCTAGAATTTCCTCGATGTTATCAACTTTATTTTCTAAGTTAATAACAAGCGTAGCTACTCTAGCGATATCCTCTCTCGTCGGCACATTCACCTGTTCTAAATAATTTTTTGTCGTATCATTTAATGCTTTTTGATAAAACAAATTCAAATCTAGAACGCTGCCCATCCAAGCAGAATATTCTTCTGTTTTAATTGTTTCATTGAGCGCTTTTCCCCAAAATGTTTCGGTTTGTTCATAAG
It encodes:
- a CDS encoding putative 2-aminoethylphosphonate ABC transporter permease subunit is translated as MEMLENFKAESTKKKIKRRIGKEEWIQRLLIIGMLLSFFIMLVLPLLQLFTQAFYDKDGAFVGVANFSKYFTTPTLVQSLQNTIWISGATTIISVTLAFAYAYAIARTNVFGKRVFQYIALLPLFAPTMMHGIALTYLFGNQGLITKGMFGLFEGIQIPLYGPVGIVMAEVMYTFPQAFLILLIALQGSDYRLYEASNMLGASKVKQFFTVTLPSVKYGLISAMFVVFTLSFTDFGAPKIVGGQYNVLATDVYKQVIGQQNMSMGATVGMILLIPAIFAFAVDRITQRKQANLLSSKAVPYRIINNKKRDVISFVYCSIVTFMIILLFVAVGIAASVKVWPYNMSFTLEHFNFSSLTGDGIEAFKNSVIVSAITAVIGAILTFVFAYAIEKIEQLQFFRKVGYFFSIVPLAIPGLVLGLGYVFFFSQPTIQILGLSVTNPFHSLYGTIAVLVLVNIIHFYSVTFVTATTALKKLDREFELVSQSMSVPFYKTFFRVTVPMCLPAILEMVMYYFVNSMVTVSAVVFLYAADFKLAAVSIVNMDDAGNVAPAAAMSVLIVVTNIVVRVVYEWGTKALRNRTSQWQKR
- a CDS encoding putative 2-aminoethylphosphonate ABC transporter ATP-binding protein, producing MSEYLSIQHIQKQFDAFTALKDISFTVKKNEFVCLLGPSGCGKTTLLRILAGLEEATTGSIAVNGKDITALPPGKRNFGMVFQSYALFPNLTALENIEYGLKTKKYGKAEVKEKALSALELVDLLNVKDKYPAQMSGGQQQRVALARALALSPDILLLDEPLSALDAKVREKLRREMRDLQEKVGVTTIMVTHDQEEALTMADKIVVMNHAEIMQIGTPEEIYQRPANPFVADFIGSINFFSKNNEEHAIRPEHVTVVQNNGIKTVVESMEFRGSVYRTEVRVIEEKTHLYNEKIVVDILASEVEETAIRKGKPIQISFSENHMLSYGKKVIV
- a CDS encoding acetoacetyl-CoA reductase; the encoded protein is MVQLNGKVAIVTGGAKGIGKAITVALAEEGAKVVINYNSSKEAAENLVNELGKEGHDVYAVQADVSKVEDANRLVEEAVNHFGKVDILVNNAGITRDRTFKKLNREDWERVIDVNLSSVFNTTSAVLPYISEAEEGRIISISSIIGQAGGFGQTNYSAAKAGMLGFTKSLALELARTNVTVNAICPGFIDTEMVAEVPEEVRQKIVAKIPKKRFGQADEIAKGVVYLCRDGAYITGQQLNINGGLYM
- a CDS encoding TrkH family potassium uptake protein, which gives rise to MRDIKKFLQKLRPVQLIVVFYLLAVVVSVILLSLPFVTKPEVKWTFIDALFTSVSAVSVTGLSVVTISDTFTTAGIIVLALILQLGGLGIMALGTFVWIITGKKIGLQRRRLIMADHNQGNLSGLVELMRSILIVIISIELIGAILLGTRFLLYFPTWQEAYFHGFFAAVSATTNGGFDLTGQSLIPYKKDYIVQMIHMLLIILGAIGFPVLMEVKQFLSKRRQQLFRFSLFTKLTTTTFFVLVIVGTIMIFLLERNHFLVGKSWHETVFYTLFQSVTTRSGGLATMDIRELSQPTLLFMSILMFIGASPSSVGGGIRTTTFAVSILSLYTFARGGRTVRVFKRQLHEEDVLKASVVMTMGILLCASALFILSITENVPLMSLIVEVCSAFGTTGLSTGVTPDLTTVGKLVLIVLMFIGRVGILTFILASGGREQPPRYKYPKERIIIG
- the phnX gene encoding phosphonoacetaldehyde hydrolase, whose translation is MKIEAVIFDWAGTTVDYGCFAPLEVFMKIFHKRGVEITAEEARKPMGLLKIDHVRVLTEMPRISNEWKHVFGQLPTEEDIHEMYEEFEEILFAILPYYATPIDGVKEVVSSLRERGIKIGSTTGYTREMMDIVAKEAEIQGYKPDFLVTPNDVPAGRPYPWMCYKNAMELCVYPMNHMIKVGDTVSDMKEGRNAGMWTVGVILGSSELGLTEEEVENMDPLDLREKIEVVRNRFVENGAHFTIETMQELENVIEHIEKQELIIS
- the phaR gene encoding polyhydroxyalkanoic acid synthase subunit PhaR; the encoded protein is MIDQKFDPLQAWKNAYEQTETFWGKALNETIKTEEYSAWMGSVLDLNLFYQKALNDTTKNYLEQVNVPTREDIARVATLVINLENKVDNIEEILEEKVDSLGQAPTLKRDVTKVKQDMRTLETKVDQILELLEKQNAVLAKLQVPVKEEVKPVNKPENKK
- a CDS encoding DUF3905 domain-containing protein, with the translated sequence MEILHTNKPLQKGAITLKEKETIQSPILDETLPHQMNFPSFKGTGKKMQQPFINQYDVVIGDSKYDSTNSPLNNWSDEVDPAIMAGEEWIHPTNDIGWIAEENQELLKNEVDNKSDAFMHPQFGIND
- a CDS encoding putative 2-aminoethylphosphonate ABC transporter substrate-binding protein → MKKTIFKAVATGMVFSLLMGCGAKKEESAGAKVKDDKLSGSLTVYTAIEEELVPIYLDSFKQKYPDVKLNIVRDSTGVITAKLLAEGKNTQADVVWGTAASSLLALEKKDMLKGYSPKGADRVLSQFKDDKKPEKWVGNTAFMTGIAVNKEELKKKNLPMPESYEDLTKPEYKGTLVMPHPASSGTGFLTVSAWLQIMGEDKGWDYMKKLHDNMATYTHSGSKPAKLAGAGEYPVGVSMVYSALKEKQKGAPVEVVLPKEGLGWEVEANALIKKDNAKNDKLAQAFLDWAITDDVMKLYFEKNGFATIKNDYKLPDGFPKDVTEKLYKKNDFKWAAENRDKILEKWEKEFGQKAEPKK
- a CDS encoding NAD(P)/FAD-dependent oxidoreductase; translation: MKLMTGKLFWSAGVSVPCYPTLENDMICDVLVIGSGEAGAHIAYSLAKIGMRVMLIEKRAIACGSTAANTGLLQFVHDKSLTSLIHTFGEEKGVRAYRLCYEALQTMEKVVPTLDIDPHFIPRNSLYYASRDEDVSFLQEEYNTLRHYGFPVEYFTESDIKKRYSFAKQAALYTSGDAEVNPYLLAHSLLHKAKQMGATIYKHTEALHIKQIQNDLICYTKTGNKIVAKNIIMATGYEAIFGKKEKNTTVETSYAVVTNKIDYFEGWHEQSLIWETARPYLYSRTYQNRIVIGGLDEALKIQKIGDTKLLHKRDLLINIVKEMFPQYKNIRAEYYWAAAFGGSHDGLPILKEDKKIHNLYYALPYGGNGTVYGMVFAKLFQQLFTNEESDDFSLFNR
- the phaC gene encoding class III poly(R)-hydroxyalkanoic acid synthase subunit PhaC yields the protein MTTFVTEWEKQLELYPEEYRKAYRRVKRASEVLLREPEPQVGLTPKEVIWTKNKTKLYRYIPKQEKTQRVPILLIYALINKPYIMDLTPGNSLVEYLVDRGFDVYMLDWGTFGLEDSHLKFDDFVFDYIAKAVKKVMRTAKSDEISLLGYCMGGTLTSIYAALHPDMPIRNLIFMTSPFDFSETGLYGPLLDEKYFNLDKAVDTFGNIPPEMIDFGNKMLKPITNFVGPYVALVDRSENERFVESWKLVQKWVGDGIPFPGESYRQWIRDFYQNNKLVKGELVIRGQKVDLANIKANVLNISAKRDHIALPCQVEALLDHISSTDKEYVCLPTGHMSIVYGGTAVKQTYPTVGNWLEERSN